Part of the Kitasatospora sp. NBC_01266 genome, GCGCAGCAGCGTGCGGATCACCCGCATGGCCACCGAGAGGCTGGACAGCGCGTAGGTGTCCGAACCCCTTATGTCGTCCAGCGTGGTCTGCGCCCGGCTCAGCAGCGTGCTGTTGAGCTCGGCCCAGGCGGCGAAGCGCTCCTCGCTGGTCGCGCTCTCCGGGCCGCAGGCCAGCACGTCCTCGGTGAGCTGGGCGTGCGCGGCGAAGAGGTCCTCGCGGATCGAGGTGCGGGCCATGGAGGACCAGCGGTCGACCCGCGGCAGCTCGATGATCCGGTCCAGCAGGTGGGTGATGCTCAGCCGGTCACCCAGGTCGTAGTAGAGGTCGGCGACCTCGGCCACGTCCTTGCCGGAGCGCTCCGCGACCTCGGTGACGTCCAGCGTCGGGAAGGCGGAGGAGAGTCCGGCCACCCGGGTGGCCAGCGCCTCCGGGACGCCCGCCCCGGTCAGCTCGGCGTGGATCTTCTCGAACCAGGCCAGGTTGTCGCCGCGCAGCGGCTTGGGCAGGCTGGTCCAGACGTGGTCCACCCGCTGCTGGAAGAACGCGATGGTGTCGGCGATGTCCAGCGGCTGGCGGCGGTTGTTGAGCATCCACCGGGTGGCCCGCTCGACCAGGCGGCGCGAGTGCAGGCGCATCCGGGTGGCGATCTCGGCCGGGATCCGGTTGTCCAGCCCCTCGACCTCGTCCCAGATCTTCTCCAGGCCGAAGACCGCGCGGGCCGCGGTGTGGGTGCGGGCGATCTCCTCGTAGGTCGCCCCGGTCTCCTCGCGCAGCCGGAAGGCGAAGGTGCAACCACCGCGGTTGATCGTGTCGTTGACGATCAGCGTGGTGATGATCTCGCGGCGCAGCGCGTGGTTGTCGATCGCCTCGGCGAACTTCTCCCGCAGCGCGGTCGGGAAGTACAGGTGGAGCGTCTCGCGGAAGTACGGGTCGTCGGGCAGCCCGGTGGCGAGCAGCTCGTCGGCCAGGGTGATCTTGGTGTAGGCGAGCAGCACCGACAGCTCCGGCTGGGTCAGCCCGAAGCCGTTGCCCTGACGGTCCTTCAGCTGCTTCTCGCTCGGCAGGAACTCCAGCGCACGGTCCAGCTGACCGTCCGCCTCCAGCCGGTTGAGCATCCGCGAGTGGACGTTGACCATGCTGTGCGCCTGGGCCACCGCGTTGGCCAGCACCACGTTCTGCGCGTAGTTGTTGCGCAGGACGAGCTTGCCGACCTCCTCGGTCATCTCGGCGAGCAGGCTGTTGCGCTGCTTGACCGTCATGTCGCCCTCGGCGACCACCTGGTTGAGCAGGATCTTGATGTTGACCTCGTGGTCCGAGGTGTCCACCCCGGCCGAGTTGTCGATCGCGTCGGTGTTGATCCAGCCACCGACCCCGTTCGGGCCGCCGACCTGCGCGTACTCGATCCGGCCCAGCTGGGTGCAGCCGAGGTTGCCGCCCTCGCCGATCACCCGGGCGCGGATCTGGCTGCCGTTGACCCGGATCGAGTCGTTGGCCTTGTCGCCGACGTCCGCGTTGGTCTCCCGCTCGGCCTTGACGTAGGTGCCGATGCCGCCGTTCCAGAACAGGTCCACCGGGGACTGCAGGATCGCCTTCATCAGCTCGGCCGGAGTGAGCTTGCCGACCGTCAGGCCAAGCGCCTCGCGGATCTGCGGGCTCAGCTGGATCGACTTGGCGCTGCGCGGGAAGATGCCGCCGCCGGCCGAGATCAGCGACTTGTCGTAGTCGTCCCAGGAGCTGCGCGGCAGGTCGAAGAGCCGGCGGCGCTCCGCGTAGGAGGTCGCGGCGTCCGGGTTCGGGTCCAGGAAGATGTGCCGGTGGTCGAAGGCGGCCAGCAGCCGGATGTGCTCGCTGAGCAGCATGCCGTTGCCGAACACGTCACCGGACATGTCGCCGATGCCGACCACGGTGAAGTCCTCGGTCTGGGTGTCCACGCCCAGCTCGCGGAAGTTGCGCTTGACCGACTCCCAGGCACCGCGGGCGGTGATGCCCATGCCCTTGTGGTCGTAGCCGGCCGAGCCGCCGGAGGCGAAGGCGTCGCCGAGCCAGAAGCCGTACTCCTCGGCCACGCCGTTGGCGATGTCCGAGAAGGTCGCGGTGCCCTTGTCGGCGGCGACCACCAGGTAGGTGTCGTCCTCGTCGTGCCGGACCACGTCGACCGGGTGGACGACCTCGCCGGCCTTGAGGTTGTCGGTGATGTCCAGCAGCGCGGAGATGAAGGTCTTGTAGGACGAGATGCCCTCGGCCAGCCAGGCATCGCGGTCCACCGCCGGGTCCGGCAGCTGCTTGGCGACGAAGCCGCCCTTGGCGCCGACCGGGACGATCACGGTGTTCTTCACCATCTGCGCCTTGACCAGGCCCAGGATCTCGGTGCGGAAGTCCTCGCGCCGGTCGGACCAGCGCAGGCCGCCGCGGGCGACCTTGCCGAAGCGCAGGTGCACGCCCTCGACCTGGGGCGAGTAGACCCAGATCTCGAAGGCCGGGCGGGGGGCCGGCAGGTCCGGGATGGCGTGCGGGTCGAACTTCATCGACACGTACGGGTGCCACTGGCCGTCGGCCGCGCGCTGGAAGAAGTTGGTCCGCAGGGTGGCCTTGATCAGGTGCAGGAAGGAGCGCAGGATGCGGTCCTCGTCCAGCGACACGACCTCGTCCAGCGCGCCGTCCAGC contains:
- a CDS encoding NAD-glutamate dehydrogenase, translating into MQTKLDAAKAELLVKAAAAAEHSQVGGAAPGEGLGNGALTAYLNHYYLHTAPEDLIDRDPVDVYGAAASHYRLGLKRPQGTAEVRVSTPTVDENGWSSGHTVVEVVTDDMPFLVDSVTNELSRQNRAIHLVIHPQLVVRRDITGKLLEILDIDACARSQAGGAEWPADATVESWMHVEIDRESDREDLRQIESDLRRVLGDVREVVEDWAKMRTSALRLADELAEQPPAHLPEQEVGESWELMRWLADDHFTFLGYREYDLVEHEGEAVLRAVPGTGLGILRSDPISHDTDHHPVSESFGRLSAPVRAKAHEKKLLVLTKANSRSTVHRPSYLDYVGVKKFDADGNVIGERRFLGLFSSAAYTESVTRIPVVRRKVQEVVNASGFSAESHDGRDLLQILETFPRDEMFQTAAEELQQIATSVLYLQERRKLRLYLRQDEYGRYFSALVYLPRDRYTTRIRLRLMDILMQELNGSTIDYTVWSTESVLTRLHFVIRVAPGSELSELTEVEIERIEAKLAEAARFWMDGFNDQLLVELGEEKAAELSHKYANAFPDGYRADFTARTAVADLKQIESLHGEGDFRLNLYQPVGAGDDERRFKIYRVGGPISLTEVLPVLQRLGVEVLDEHPYALRRSDHTTAWVYDFGLRLREASELTDEARERFQEAFAATWQGLAENDGFNGLILTAGLNWRQAVVLRALAKYLRQAGSTFSQDYMEDALRNNAHTTRLLVNLFEARLSPSHQLGAGELGEAILEELDGALDEVVSLDEDRILRSFLHLIKATLRTNFFQRAADGQWHPYVSMKFDPHAIPDLPAPRPAFEIWVYSPQVEGVHLRFGKVARGGLRWSDRREDFRTEILGLVKAQMVKNTVIVPVGAKGGFVAKQLPDPAVDRDAWLAEGISSYKTFISALLDITDNLKAGEVVHPVDVVRHDEDDTYLVVAADKGTATFSDIANGVAEEYGFWLGDAFASGGSAGYDHKGMGITARGAWESVKRNFRELGVDTQTEDFTVVGIGDMSGDVFGNGMLLSEHIRLLAAFDHRHIFLDPNPDAATSYAERRRLFDLPRSSWDDYDKSLISAGGGIFPRSAKSIQLSPQIREALGLTVGKLTPAELMKAILQSPVDLFWNGGIGTYVKAERETNADVGDKANDSIRVNGSQIRARVIGEGGNLGCTQLGRIEYAQVGGPNGVGGWINTDAIDNSAGVDTSDHEVNIKILLNQVVAEGDMTVKQRNSLLAEMTEEVGKLVLRNNYAQNVVLANAVAQAHSMVNVHSRMLNRLEADGQLDRALEFLPSEKQLKDRQGNGFGLTQPELSVLLAYTKITLADELLATGLPDDPYFRETLHLYFPTALREKFAEAIDNHALRREIITTLIVNDTINRGGCTFAFRLREETGATYEEIARTHTAARAVFGLEKIWDEVEGLDNRIPAEIATRMRLHSRRLVERATRWMLNNRRQPLDIADTIAFFQQRVDHVWTSLPKPLRGDNLAWFEKIHAELTGAGVPEALATRVAGLSSAFPTLDVTEVAERSGKDVAEVADLYYDLGDRLSITHLLDRIIELPRVDRWSSMARTSIREDLFAAHAQLTEDVLACGPESATSEERFAAWAELNSTLLSRAQTTLDDIRGSDTYALSSLSVAMRVIRTLLRTGSMR